The following nucleotide sequence is from Gammaproteobacteria bacterium.
CGAAAGCTGAAAAAACCACCATATGCAACAAGGTGCCCAGCAACACCTCGGACCTGGCCACGTTCTTCAAACGCAGTTTCAGGCCCACGCTGAATAACAACAGCAAAACCCCTGTCTCCGCCACGTGTTTGATCATGTCGCTGCCGGATATCCCGTATCCATTTAGAGCAAATCCGGCCACCAAATACCCTACCAATGGTGGCAGACCGATGGAGCGTGCTGTCAATCCCATGAGGAACGCAATGGCTATATATATCGTGAACACTTGCACCTTCCCAGTGTGAGTTTATAATCCAGTGGATTCATACAGTGTCACGAATTCCACAACTAAAAGTCAACCAACAGCCAGTGGCTGGGAGCACTTTATGGCGAACCGGCCATCTATTGCCGTGAGCAGTTGTTTACTGGGTCACAACGTGCGTTATGATGGCAGCAACAGACACTGCCGCATCGTCACAGATATTTTAGCCTCGCAAATGGAATTTATCCCTCAATGCCCGGAGGTGGGACTGGGGATGGGCTCCCCACGACCTACCATCGGCTTGTATCAATACAAACAAACCTTGCGGTTGCTGCGTAATCCGGACTACTACGACTTTACCGACGCAATGGACCAATATGCGCGGGTGTCGCTGCAAAAGCTCTCGAAGATAGATGGTTATATATTTAAAAAAGGCTCCCCCAGTTGCGGGCCCTGGCAAGTACCGGTGTACCAAATGGGCAAGCCGGATCCTGTAGGACAAAGCGCCGGCCGGTATGCGGCTGCTTTTAAACAAACCTACCCGTGGATACCCGTTACCACCGAAGTGAGCCTGCAAAATCGCGACATCTTGGAGAACTTCACGCTTCGCGTACAGACACTATATCGCTGGCACCAGAGCGAACCCATCGACCTGGGCACATTGAGACAATTTC
It contains:
- a CDS encoding DUF523 domain-containing protein translates to MANRPSIAVSSCLLGHNVRYDGSNRHCRIVTDILASQMEFIPQCPEVGLGMGSPRPTIGLYQYKQTLRLLRNPDYYDFTDAMDQYARVSLQKLSKIDGYIFKKGSPSCGPWQVPVYQMGKPDPVGQSAGRYAAAFKQTYPWIPVTTEVSLQNRDILENFTLRVQTLYRWHQSEPIDLGTLRQFHSDYTKQLPLNELHRTQLNTLVEQATGETLTSVRAVYLQRLMDALAPE